A single window of Gossypium hirsutum isolate 1008001.06 chromosome A10, Gossypium_hirsutum_v2.1, whole genome shotgun sequence DNA harbors:
- the LOC121207860 gene encoding auxin transporter-like protein 2 isoform X1 produces the protein MNLSHLQTMSSEKQAEEAIVSSLNETMEHEEEDQGDNSIFSVKSLLWHGGSVYDAWFSCASNQVAQVLLTLPYSFSQMGMLSGIILQVFYGVLGSWTAYLISVLYIEYRTRKEKENVSFKNHVIQWFEVLDGLLGPYWKAIGLAFNCTFLLFGSVIQLIACASNIYYINDKLDKRTWTYIFGACCATTVFIPSFHNYRIWSFLGLGMTTYTAWYLTIAALVHGQVEGVTHQGPTKLVLYFTGATNILYTFGGHAVTVEIMHAMWKPQKFKYIYLLATLYVFTLTIPSASAVYWAFGDQLLNHSNAFSLLPHSAWRDAAVILMLIHQFITFGFACTPLYFVWEKVVGMHDTKSICLRAVSRLPVVIPIWFLAIIFPFFGPINSAVGSLLVSFTVYIIPALAHTLTYKSASARKNAAEKLPCFLPSWTAIYAVNTAIVIWVFVVGFGLGGWASMTNFIKQVDTFGLFAKCYQCPPSPSSKHH, from the exons ATGAATTTATCTCATCTTCAAA CAATGTCAAGTGAGAAGCAAGCAGAGGAAGCCATTGTTTCAAGCTTAAATGAAACTATGGAGCATGAAGAAGAAGATCAAGGAGATAATTCCATTTTTAGTGTTAAGAGTCTTCTTTGGCATGGTGGTTCAGTTTATGATGCTTGGTTCAGTTGTGCTTCAAATCAG GTGGCTCAAGTTCTATTAACACTACCATACTCTTTCTCTCAAATGGGAATGCTTTCAGGGATTATCTTACAAGTTTTTTATGGTGTTCTTGGTAGCTGGACTGCTTATCTCATAAGTGTTTTATATATTGAGTATAGAaccagaaaagaaaaagagaatgtcAGCTTCAAGAACCATGTCATACAG TGGTTTGAAGTGTTGGATGGTTTATTAGGACCTTATTGGAAAGCTATTGGATTAGCGTTTAACTGCACTTTTCTCCTCTTTGGTTCTGTCATTCAGCTTATAGCTTGTGCAAG CAACATATATTACATAAATGACAAGCTAGATAAGAGGACATGGACATATATCTTTGGAGCTTGTTGTGCTACAACAGTGTTCATCCCTTCATTTCATAACTACAGAATCTGGTCTTTTTTGGGACTTGGGATGACTACATATACTGCATGGTATTTAACCATAGCAGCTCTTGTTCATGGCCAG GTGGAAGGTGTAACTCATCAAGGTCCAACCAAATTGGTTTTGTACTTCACTGGTGCCACCAATATCTTGTATACTTTCGGCGGACATGCTGTCACAGT TGAAATTATGCATGCTATGTGGAAACCTCAAAAGTTCAAGTACATATACCTATTGGCCACATTATATGTGTTCACCCTAACCATCCCGTCCGCCTCCGCTGTCTATTGGGCTTTTGGTGATCAACTCCTTAACCATTCCAATGCCTTTTCACTCCTCCCGCACTCGGCATGGCGTGATGCAGCGGTTATCCTAATGTTAATCCATCAG TTTATTACCTTCGGGTTCGCTTGCACGCCGTTGTACTTTGTGTGGGAGAAAGTAGTGGGGATGCATGACACAAAAAGCATTTGTTTGAGGGCCGTATCTCGGTTACCTGTGGTGATACCTATATGGTTCTTGGCTATCATATTTCCATTCTTCGGTCCTATTAACTCGGCTGTAGGATCGCTCTTGGTTAGCTTCACTGTCTACATCATCCCTGCTTTAGCTCATACGCTCACTTATAAATCGGCCTCTGCAAGAAAG AATGCAGCTGAGAAACTTCCTTGCTTCCTCCCAAGCTGGACAGCAATCTATGCGGTGAACACAGCTATCGTGATATGGGTTTTCGTAGTCGGATTCGGATTAGGAGGTTGGGCTAGCATGACGAATTTCATCAAACAAGTAGATACGTTCGGATTATTCGCCAAGTGCTACCAATGTCCACCTTCACCATCATCAAAACATCACTGA
- the LOC121207860 gene encoding auxin transporter-like protein 2 isoform X2 codes for MSSEKQAEEAIVSSLNETMEHEEEDQGDNSIFSVKSLLWHGGSVYDAWFSCASNQVAQVLLTLPYSFSQMGMLSGIILQVFYGVLGSWTAYLISVLYIEYRTRKEKENVSFKNHVIQWFEVLDGLLGPYWKAIGLAFNCTFLLFGSVIQLIACASNIYYINDKLDKRTWTYIFGACCATTVFIPSFHNYRIWSFLGLGMTTYTAWYLTIAALVHGQVEGVTHQGPTKLVLYFTGATNILYTFGGHAVTVEIMHAMWKPQKFKYIYLLATLYVFTLTIPSASAVYWAFGDQLLNHSNAFSLLPHSAWRDAAVILMLIHQFITFGFACTPLYFVWEKVVGMHDTKSICLRAVSRLPVVIPIWFLAIIFPFFGPINSAVGSLLVSFTVYIIPALAHTLTYKSASARKNAAEKLPCFLPSWTAIYAVNTAIVIWVFVVGFGLGGWASMTNFIKQVDTFGLFAKCYQCPPSPSSKHH; via the exons ATGTCAAGTGAGAAGCAAGCAGAGGAAGCCATTGTTTCAAGCTTAAATGAAACTATGGAGCATGAAGAAGAAGATCAAGGAGATAATTCCATTTTTAGTGTTAAGAGTCTTCTTTGGCATGGTGGTTCAGTTTATGATGCTTGGTTCAGTTGTGCTTCAAATCAG GTGGCTCAAGTTCTATTAACACTACCATACTCTTTCTCTCAAATGGGAATGCTTTCAGGGATTATCTTACAAGTTTTTTATGGTGTTCTTGGTAGCTGGACTGCTTATCTCATAAGTGTTTTATATATTGAGTATAGAaccagaaaagaaaaagagaatgtcAGCTTCAAGAACCATGTCATACAG TGGTTTGAAGTGTTGGATGGTTTATTAGGACCTTATTGGAAAGCTATTGGATTAGCGTTTAACTGCACTTTTCTCCTCTTTGGTTCTGTCATTCAGCTTATAGCTTGTGCAAG CAACATATATTACATAAATGACAAGCTAGATAAGAGGACATGGACATATATCTTTGGAGCTTGTTGTGCTACAACAGTGTTCATCCCTTCATTTCATAACTACAGAATCTGGTCTTTTTTGGGACTTGGGATGACTACATATACTGCATGGTATTTAACCATAGCAGCTCTTGTTCATGGCCAG GTGGAAGGTGTAACTCATCAAGGTCCAACCAAATTGGTTTTGTACTTCACTGGTGCCACCAATATCTTGTATACTTTCGGCGGACATGCTGTCACAGT TGAAATTATGCATGCTATGTGGAAACCTCAAAAGTTCAAGTACATATACCTATTGGCCACATTATATGTGTTCACCCTAACCATCCCGTCCGCCTCCGCTGTCTATTGGGCTTTTGGTGATCAACTCCTTAACCATTCCAATGCCTTTTCACTCCTCCCGCACTCGGCATGGCGTGATGCAGCGGTTATCCTAATGTTAATCCATCAG TTTATTACCTTCGGGTTCGCTTGCACGCCGTTGTACTTTGTGTGGGAGAAAGTAGTGGGGATGCATGACACAAAAAGCATTTGTTTGAGGGCCGTATCTCGGTTACCTGTGGTGATACCTATATGGTTCTTGGCTATCATATTTCCATTCTTCGGTCCTATTAACTCGGCTGTAGGATCGCTCTTGGTTAGCTTCACTGTCTACATCATCCCTGCTTTAGCTCATACGCTCACTTATAAATCGGCCTCTGCAAGAAAG AATGCAGCTGAGAAACTTCCTTGCTTCCTCCCAAGCTGGACAGCAATCTATGCGGTGAACACAGCTATCGTGATATGGGTTTTCGTAGTCGGATTCGGATTAGGAGGTTGGGCTAGCATGACGAATTTCATCAAACAAGTAGATACGTTCGGATTATTCGCCAAGTGCTACCAATGTCCACCTTCACCATCATCAAAACATCACTGA